One Hordeum vulgare subsp. vulgare chromosome 4H, MorexV3_pseudomolecules_assembly, whole genome shotgun sequence DNA window includes the following coding sequences:
- the LOC123446896 gene encoding uncharacterized protein LOC123446896, which produces MGRPPRDVVGISSDEGEGSPWLSVSPGSLGRVALLGVSPAPVPVPRRKKGKSRGARPSKDDDDDDPPVPVPGRRKGKSRGARPSKDTDDDYPPVPVPGRGKGTSRGARPSKDNDDDDPPVPVPGRRKGTSRGARPSKDNDDDDPPVPVPGRRKGTSRGARPSKDTDDDDPPVPVPRRRKGKSRGVRPRKDNDEEDDDCVILDGDPDGPAVVAGAKGKSAGDGASDEVEIVAAKGEVACKDFPHSRHLCAELPFGTTSHPSHCRMCYCYVCDAPAPCKHWGKGLLDDDHCHATNEETKWKTLRQSFKRKTLLAPYPEKQQNLEPGEEAAVSGRTYPITSTSSALASSSDHLRQGYMPNLWTGEQAEYAVQNFHLRVSVFDK; this is translated from the exons ATGGGGCGGCCGCCGCGCGATGTGGTGGGGATCAGctccgacgagggcgagggctccCCGTGGTTATCTGTCTCGCCCGGCTCCCTCGGACGGGTTGCGTTGCTCGGGGTCTCGCCGGCGCCAGTGCCAGTGCCGCGGAGGAAGAAGGGCAAGTCCCGCGGCGCTCGCCCcagcaaggacgacgacgacgacgacccgcCGGTGCCAGTGCCGGGGAGGAGGAAGGGTAAGTCCCGCGGCGCTCGCCCCAGCAAGGACACCGACGACGACTACCCGCCGGTGCCAGTGCCCGGGAGGGGGAAGGGCACGTCCCGCGGCGCTCGCCCCAgcaaggacaacgacgacgacgacccgcCGGTGCCAGTGCCAGGGAGGAGGAAGGGCACGTCCCGCGGCGCTCGCCCCAgcaaggacaacgacgacgacgacccgcCGGTGCCAGTGCCGGGTAGGAGGAAGGGCACGTCCCGCGGCGCTCGCCCCAGCaaggacaccgacgacgacgacccGCCGGTGCCAGTGCCGCGAAGGAGGAAGGGCAAGTCCCGCGGCGTTCGCCCCAGAAAGgacaacgacgaggaggacgacgactgcGTGATCCTGGACGGCGACCCTGACGGGCCGGCTGTGGTCGCGGGCGCCAAGGGGAAGAGCGCGGGGGACGGCGCATCAGACGAGGTGGAGATCGTCGCGGCCAAAGGCGAG GTAGCGTGCAAAGATTTCCCCCACTCCCGGCATTTATGCGCTGAATTGCCCTTTGGCACCACTTCTCACCCGAGTCATTGTAGAATG TGCTACTGTTATGTGTGTGATGCTCCAGCTCCGTGCAAGCATTGGGGCAAAGGGCTCTTGGATGATGACCATTGTCACGCCACTAACGAGGAAACCAAGTGGAAAACACTGAGGCAATCATTCAAGCGCAAAACTCTGCTGGCACCTTATCCAGAGAAGCAGCAGAACCTTGAGCCGGGCGAGGAGGCCGCTGTGTCCGGTAGAACCTACCCTATAACTTCGACATCGAGCGCCTTGGCCAGCTCTTCAG ATCATTTACGGCAAGGGTACATGCCAAATTTGTGGACAGGGGAACAGGCTGAGTATGCTGTGCAGAATTTCCATCTGCGTGTGAGTGTATTTGATAAATGA